The Ananas comosus cultivar F153 linkage group 7, ASM154086v1, whole genome shotgun sequence genome has a window encoding:
- the LOC109713381 gene encoding uncharacterized protein LOC109713381 has product MSIIQTPLLLLALLLAGMSLARGDLYGNQSPPPPPRGPAPPPPFRVKGKEFPPETTVCNDNSTRCFGRTLTCPAECPQFKPADPTAKGCFVDCNDRKCEGGICRHRKPNCDGNGASCYDPRFVGGDGVMFYFHGKAGGHFALVSDPNLQINAGFIGLRPAGRRRDFTWIQSLGLRFGRHSLTLSATPAAFWDPHADHLSLSFDGRPVPLNVGHLSSWSPAPAPSPGLFVERNGAVNTVIVTLAGVFEIKASVVPVTKEDSAVHRYGVPDNDCFAHLAVQFKFFGLSESVEGVLGQTYRPGFDNPVKRGVPMPVMGGEDRYATSGLLASDCRSCIFSPAPAAAVAGLVEVSKSVFDCTGKSGGGYAVVCRR; this is encoded by the exons ATGAGTATCATCCAAACTCCCCTTCTGCTCCTTGCTCTCCTCCTCGCGGGCATGTCCCTTGCCCGCGGCGACCTCTACGGGAACCagtcgccaccgccgccgccgcgggggcCAGCTCCACCACCGCCGTTCCGGGTGAAGGGGAAGGAGTTCCCGCCGGAGACGACGGTGTGCAACGACAACTCGACGCGGTGCTTCGGAAGGACACTGACGTGCCCGGCGGAGTGCCCGCAGTTCAAGCCGGCGGACCCCACAGCCAAGGGCTGCTTCGTGGACTGCAACGACCGAAAATGCGAGGGCGGAATTTGCCGCC ACCGGAAGCCGAACTGTGACGGCAACGGTGCCAGTTGCTATGACCCGCGGTTCGTTGGCGGGGACGGAGTGATGTTCTACTTCCACGGCAAGGCCGGTGGGCACTTCGCGCTCGTCTCCGACCCGAACCTCCAGATCAACGCCGGCTTCATCGGCCTCcgccccgccggccgccgccgcgacTTCACCTGGATACAGTCCCTCGGGCTCCGCTTTGGCCGCCACTCCCTCACCCTCTCCGCGACCCCCGCCGCCTTTTGGGACCCCCACGCcgaccacctctctctctccttcgaCGGCCGCCCCGTCCCCCTCAACGTCGGCCACCTCTCCTCCTGGTCGCCGGCGCCGGCCCCCTCCCCTGGCCTCTTTGTCGAGCGGAATGGCGCCGTCAACACCGTCATCGTCACGCTGGCAGGCGTGTTCGAGATAAAGGCTTCTGTGGTGCCGGTCACGAAGGAGGACAGCGCGGTGCACCGGTACGGCGTGCCGGACAACGACTGCTTCGCGCACTTGGCTGTGCAGTTCAAGTTCTTCGGGCTATCGGAGAGCGTCGAGGGGGTGTTGGGGCAGACGTATCGGCCGGGGTTTGATAACCCCGTGAAGCGCGGGGTGCCGATGCCGGTGATGGGCGGCGAGGACCGGTACGCAACGTCGGGGCTCCTCGCCTCCGACTGCCGCAGCTGCATATTCTCCCCCGCACCTGCCGCGGCAGTCGCTGGGCTCGTCGAGGTGTCTAAGTCAGTGTTCGACTGCACCGGTAAATCCGGTGGCGGATACGCCGTGGTTTGCCGGAGGTGA